DNA from Bacteroidales bacterium:
ATGGCTGAAGAAACAGGGTGGTGTTCAGGCGATGCAGAAAAGGAACCAGGAAAAAGCCTCTTTGTTATACGAAGAGATTGAACGGAACCGTTTGTTTAAACCTACCGTGCCGAAGAAGGAAGATCGTTCCATAATGAACGTTTGCTGGGTGATGGAAGAACAATACAAGGATCTTGAACAGGAGTTTCTCAGTTTTGCCCAGTCACGTGGTATGGTTGGTATTAAGGGCCACCGTTCTGTAGGTGGATTCAGAGCTTCACTTTACAATGCCCTTCCGGTTGAAAGTGTGAAGGCTTTGATTGATACCATGCAGGAATTCGAAAAAATGAAAGCTAAATAATTTCTGCATTGCTTTTTACCCGGTCCTTGACCTAATGGAATCCAGTTTATGCAGGAGTATGTCTGCCGGTCAGGAATTCCGGCAGGCAAACTTTCTGTACCTATCGAATAACTTTTAACCCCCTGTTATTATGAAAAAGATTCTTCTGGCAACCGAAAAACCTTTTGCCCCGGTGGCCGTGGAAGGCATCAGGGAAATATTCAGCAACGCCGGTTATGAACTGGTTCTGCTCGAAAAATATCCCTCAAAGGATGCATTTATCCAGGCGGTTACCGATGTTGACGGCCTCATTGTCCGCAGTGATCAGGTAGATGCAGATGTTGTTGCAGCGGCTCAGAAGCTTAAGATTGTTGTGCGCGCAGGAGCAGGGTACGATAATATTGATCTGAAGGCATGTTCTGCCCGTAATATCGTGGTAATGAACACACCGGGACAGAATGCCAATGCCGTTGCCGAACTGGTAATGGGAATCATGGTTTATCTTGCCCGAAACGGTTTTAATGGTACGTCCGGCATCGAACTCCGGGGAAAGAAGCTGGGCATTCATGGCTATGGCCATGTGGGGAGGATTGTCGGCATGATAGGCAAAGGCTTCGGAATGAAAGTCTTTGCACACGATCCTTTTGTTGACCCTGTTATGATCGCCAATGACGGTGTACAGCATGAATCCGATGTTCATGACCTGTACCGGAAATGCCAGTTTATATCCCTGCATCTGCCGCTTACTGAGAAAACCCGCGAATCCGTCACGTCCGAATTCCTGCTTCTGATGCCTGAAGGTGCCATGCTGATCAATACAGCCCGTAAAGAAATTGTGCATGAACCTTCTTTGCTGGAGATGTTTGAAAAAAGGCCGGATTTCAGATACGGGTCGGACATTATTCCTGATGTTGCGGAAACAATATCCAGGAACTTCCCCGGTCGTTATTTCTTTACCCCCAAAAAAATGGGCGCACAGACTTTTGAAGCCAATGTGAATGCTGGCCTGGCTGCTGCCCGTCAAATCGTTGCATTCTTTGAAAAAGGAGATAGTACGTACAAGGTTAACTGAATAATTCAAACTGTTTATGGCAATAATCAAGCCTTTCAAAGGAATAAGGCCGGTAAGGGATAAGGCCTATCTGGTAGCGTCGCGGCCTTATGATGTACTGAACAAGGATGAAGCAAGGGAAGAAGCGAAAGGGAATCCTTATTCCTTTCTGCACGTAATTAAACCGGAAATTGATCTTCCGGACAATGTGCATGAATATGATCCTGCGGTGTACCGCAAGGGGAAGGAATACTTTGTTCAGTTGGTTCATCAGGGAGTCTTCTTTCAGGATGCGGAGGAACTTCTTTATATTTATGCCCAGACGATGGAAGGAAGAACGCAGTACGGGCTTGTTGCCTGTGCTGCTGTCAGTGATTATCTCAATGGCATAGTGCGCCGACACGAGCTGACAAGGCCCGATAAGGAAGAAGACCGGAAGAACCATATAAGGGTAAGCAAACTGCATTACGAACCTGTTTTCTTTGCCTATCACCCTGTGCCTGAAATTGATGAAATTGTTGCCAGGATTGTCAAGGATGAACCGGAGTATGATTTTACTGCACCCGACGGATTTGGTCATCATTTCTGGATTGTAAAAGATCCGTCTGATATCAAAAGGCTGGTACAGCTTTTCAGGGAGAAAGTACCTTTTACCTATGTTGCTGACGGACACCACCGTACAGCTGCTGCCGCCCTGGTAGGGGAAGAAATGAAAAAGAACAATCCTGCCCATACGGGGAATGAAGAATACAATTATTTTCTGGCGGTTCATTTCCCTGCCAGCCAGTTGTCCATCATTGATTACAACAGAGTGGTAAAGGATCTGAACGGATTAAGCCCGGACGAGTTTCTGAAAAAAATTGAAGAGTATTTTGTGGTTAACCGCAAAGGATCAGGGATTTACAAACCTGTTTGCCCGCACACATTCAGCATGTACCTTGGGGGGGAATGGTACGAACTCATTGCAAAGGAGGGCACGTATCGCGACGATGACCCAATTGCCTGCCTCGATGTAACAGTTCTTTCAGAATATGTACTGAAGCGGATCCTGGGAATTGAAGATCTTCGGAAATCAAAAAGGATTGATTTTGTAGGAGGTATCCGCGGATTGGCTGAACTTCAGCGGCGTGTCGACAGCGGAGAGATGGCTGTGGCTTTTGCCTTGTATCCCGTTTCAATGAAACAACTGATGGACATCGCTGACACAGGGAATATCATGCCGCCCAAAACCACCTGGTTCGAACCGAAACTGCGCAGCGGGCTGGTTATTCACAGCCTTGAATAATTGCTTCCATGGACAAGGAACAATTTCTTTCGGTTAAAAAGAGTTTGCCGCCTCATGTAAAACTTGTGGCCGTTACCAAAACACATCCCCCCGAAACGGTCATGGAGGCTTACCGTCTTGGCCACAAAATTTTTGGCGAAAACAAAGTTCAGGAACTTTTGGCCAAACAGCAGGTACTTCCGGAAGATATTGAATGGCACCTTATCGGACATCTGCAAACCAACAAGGTAAAGTACATTGTTCCTTTCGTCAGCATGATTCAATCGGTCGACAGCCTGAAGCTGTTAAAGGTTATCAATTCCGAAGCGTCCAAAACAGGAAGGGTCATCAATTGCCTGCTGGAATTT
Protein-coding regions in this window:
- a CDS encoding aminotransferase class V-fold PLP-dependent enzyme codes for the protein WLKKQGGVQAMQKRNQEKASLLYEEIERNRLFKPTVPKKEDRSIMNVCWVMEEQYKDLEQEFLSFAQSRGMVGIKGHRSVGGFRASLYNALPVESVKALIDTMQEFEKMKAK
- a CDS encoding YggS family pyridoxal phosphate-dependent enzyme; protein product: MDKEQFLSVKKSLPPHVKLVAVTKTHPPETVMEAYRLGHKIFGENKVQELLAKQQVLPEDIEWHLIGHLQTNKVKYIVPFVSMIQSVDSLKLLKVINSEASKTGRVINCLLEFHIAGEETKFGLDLDEARKILESEDYKTMKNIRICGVMGMASFTPDRDQIRKEFRNLAEIFRTLRADYFVDSEWFREISMGMSGDYDIAIEEGATIVRLGTILFGERMK
- a CDS encoding 3-phosphoglycerate dehydrogenase; the encoded protein is MKKILLATEKPFAPVAVEGIREIFSNAGYELVLLEKYPSKDAFIQAVTDVDGLIVRSDQVDADVVAAAQKLKIVVRAGAGYDNIDLKACSARNIVVMNTPGQNANAVAELVMGIMVYLARNGFNGTSGIELRGKKLGIHGYGHVGRIVGMIGKGFGMKVFAHDPFVDPVMIANDGVQHESDVHDLYRKCQFISLHLPLTEKTRESVTSEFLLLMPEGAMLINTARKEIVHEPSLLEMFEKRPDFRYGSDIIPDVAETISRNFPGRYFFTPKKMGAQTFEANVNAGLAAARQIVAFFEKGDSTYKVN
- a CDS encoding DUF1015 domain-containing protein — protein: MAIIKPFKGIRPVRDKAYLVASRPYDVLNKDEAREEAKGNPYSFLHVIKPEIDLPDNVHEYDPAVYRKGKEYFVQLVHQGVFFQDAEELLYIYAQTMEGRTQYGLVACAAVSDYLNGIVRRHELTRPDKEEDRKNHIRVSKLHYEPVFFAYHPVPEIDEIVARIVKDEPEYDFTAPDGFGHHFWIVKDPSDIKRLVQLFREKVPFTYVADGHHRTAAAALVGEEMKKNNPAHTGNEEYNYFLAVHFPASQLSIIDYNRVVKDLNGLSPDEFLKKIEEYFVVNRKGSGIYKPVCPHTFSMYLGGEWYELIAKEGTYRDDDPIACLDVTVLSEYVLKRILGIEDLRKSKRIDFVGGIRGLAELQRRVDSGEMAVAFALYPVSMKQLMDIADTGNIMPPKTTWFEPKLRSGLVIHSLE